In uncultured Bacteroides sp., the following proteins share a genomic window:
- a CDS encoding DMT family transporter produces MQYFGEILSLGVAISWTATALFAEVACKRIGSLQLNLIRMFLSLFFLGVTLWCFTGAPYPLYADSKTWFWLSLSGFVGYVLGDYCLFNSYVLIGSRFGQLFMTLAPPAAAISGWMILGEKLSLHAWIGMMVTLCGIGMSVFSKGTTHKLGLKLPLKGILLGIGAGIGQGVGLVLSKVGMNYYKMSVPATDINHFMTMLPFASTYIRAITGMLGYFVMMWFRKELYTMPIAFRNGKGMNAALWATIFGPFIGVSVSLMAVQYTEAGIASTLMALTPIFILWPSHLIFKQKVTIREVIGAIISVLGVSLFFI; encoded by the coding sequence ATGCAATATTTTGGCGAAATACTCTCTCTGGGTGTGGCTATTTCCTGGACTGCTACTGCTCTTTTTGCAGAAGTGGCTTGTAAGCGGATAGGTTCTTTGCAGCTGAATTTAATCCGAATGTTTCTTTCCTTGTTTTTTCTGGGTGTAACTTTGTGGTGCTTTACCGGGGCTCCTTATCCTTTGTATGCTGATTCAAAGACCTGGTTCTGGTTATCACTTTCGGGTTTTGTGGGTTATGTGCTGGGCGATTATTGCTTGTTCAACTCTTACGTGCTTATTGGTTCCCGTTTCGGACAGTTGTTTATGACACTTGCTCCTCCGGCTGCTGCCATATCTGGCTGGATGATATTGGGCGAGAAGCTTTCCTTGCATGCATGGATAGGTATGATGGTTACTCTGTGTGGTATTGGAATGTCTGTTTTTAGTAAAGGAACTACGCATAAACTGGGATTGAAATTACCTTTAAAAGGTATTCTTCTGGGAATAGGAGCAGGAATAGGGCAGGGCGTAGGACTTGTGCTGAGTAAGGTGGGGATGAACTATTATAAAATGTCAGTACCTGCAACAGATATAAACCATTTTATGACTATGCTACCGTTTGCTTCAACTTATATTCGTGCCATAACCGGTATGCTGGGATATTTTGTTATGATGTGGTTCCGAAAGGAATTATATACAATGCCTATCGCGTTTCGTAATGGTAAAGGGATGAATGCAGCTTTGTGGGCTACCATATTCGGTCCGTTTATTGGAGTCTCTGTATCTTTGATGGCTGTTCAATATACCGAAGCAGGTATTGCATCTACGTTAATGGCACTTACACCGATATTTATCTTATGGCCTTCACATCTTATCTTTAAACAGAAGGTCACAATCAGAGAAGTTATAGGAGCCATAATAAGTGTACTGGGTGTATCGCTGTTCTTTATTTAA
- a CDS encoding class I SAM-dependent methyltransferase, giving the protein MEEDFKLVANFDMKLIFDFFSGMKRQGPGGDEETKLALSFIKGLSKDSKIVDIGCGTGTQTLVLAQNTESKIIASDISPEMIEGVKAKIDQYHLEGKVETQIASMDNLPFKEKELDLMWAESSIFIIGFKKGLTEWRKYLKDNGMIAVSEASWFTNERPSEIEDYWMANYPEMDTIPANIRIMQDAGYTPMAHFILPDRCWTANFYIHMAKRIEEYASLYKGNKAVEEFLERQTEEIEMYSKYKEFFGYVFYIGKKK; this is encoded by the coding sequence ATGGAAGAAGATTTTAAATTAGTAGCCAACTTCGACATGAAGTTAATTTTCGATTTCTTTTCGGGCATGAAAAGACAAGGTCCCGGCGGTGATGAAGAGACCAAATTGGCACTAAGCTTCATCAAGGGCCTTTCCAAAGATTCGAAGATAGTAGATATTGGTTGCGGAACCGGAACTCAGACATTGGTACTTGCTCAAAACACCGAAAGTAAAATCATAGCTTCGGACATTAGTCCGGAAATGATTGAAGGGGTTAAGGCAAAAATAGATCAGTACCACCTTGAAGGAAAAGTAGAAACACAGATTGCATCTATGGACAATCTGCCGTTTAAAGAAAAGGAGCTTGATTTGATGTGGGCGGAAAGCTCTATCTTCATCATCGGCTTTAAGAAAGGATTGACCGAATGGAGAAAGTACCTTAAGGATAACGGAATGATTGCTGTCAGTGAGGCTTCCTGGTTTACCAATGAGCGCCCTTCAGAGATTGAGGACTACTGGATGGCCAATTATCCTGAAATGGATACCATCCCGGCCAATATCAGGATTATGCAGGATGCAGGTTACACTCCGATGGCACATTTTATTCTGCCTGATCGTTGCTGGACAGCAAACTTCTACATTCACATGGCAAAAAGAATAGAAGAATATGCATCCTTATACAAAGGTAATAAAGCTGTTGAAGAGTTCCTTGAAAGACAAACTGAAGAAATTGAGATGTACAGCAAGTACAAAGAATTCTTTGGTTATGTGTTCTATATAGGAAAGAAAAAGTAA
- a CDS encoding transglutaminase-like domain-containing protein codes for MRRLDILFACLIVALFGMSCSDTQFISNKEYRAKVDKTFAAKKAALPRGRLFDVFGKSMPAREKEAMKFLYAYMSLADITDYPDTFYQKNVHLSFQAKEEMPWGKQISEELFRHFVLPLRVNNETLDNSREVFYGELKNRVKNLSLYDAILEVNHWCHEKVVYTPSDARTSSPQASVRTAYGRCGEESTFLVAALRSVGIPARQVYTPRWAHTDDNHAWVEAWSNGKWYFLGACEPEPMLNLAWFTAPAKRGMLMHTNVFGLYTGKEEVMTVTPNFTEINVINNYAPTDRVDVTILDADRKPVAGATVEYKLYNYGEFYSVAKKLSDKDGKSFLTAGKGDIIVWASKDGVYDFRKVSVGKDHLLSLTLDKKSATETNADLDAVREMALDIVPPVEMPVEANVSKEQRAANSIQLAKEDSIRNAYIATFINEDKIKEVAGKLNIDTARAKKLFVASRGNWMEIEKFLLATTAENREKALNLLEVISAKDLRDTPADVLTDHLLYTAGGEGDVYNRYVLSPRVGDEFLTAYKQAFQKEIPADLANEIKKNPKAWVDWCRSNITINDELNSNRLYMSPLGVWKARVADSRSRKVFFVAVLRSLGVPARIELMTGKLQYFYNDSWMDVNFENTEKGNAPQGFLNASYAPNSSLKDPLYYKHFTLSRIEDGKLHLLEFDEDAESSWSKIFSNLLKLDAGNYLMVTGSRMADGSVLSDLSFFTIEAAETTDVELKMRGVSGKLQVLGNFNSEATFTDAVTGKEQSFLGANGRGYFIAALVRNNHEPTNHALRDIAACKKQLEEWGKQIIILFPDEEEWKAFNPKAYGELPKNITFGIDKNGSVLRQVKEGVETLRQGELPVVIVGDTFNRVVFASQGYRIGLGEQLVKVIEQIQPTHSSAAGSGSSQACSR; via the coding sequence ATGAGAAGATTAGATATATTATTTGCCTGTTTGATAGTAGCATTATTTGGCATGTCGTGTTCGGATACACAATTTATCAGCAATAAAGAATATCGTGCAAAAGTGGATAAAACTTTTGCTGCGAAGAAAGCTGCACTGCCTCGCGGTAGACTGTTTGATGTGTTTGGCAAGTCAATGCCTGCAAGGGAAAAAGAGGCTATGAAGTTTCTTTATGCCTATATGTCTTTGGCGGATATTACTGATTATCCAGATACATTCTATCAGAAGAATGTTCATTTGTCATTTCAGGCAAAGGAAGAGATGCCGTGGGGAAAGCAGATTAGTGAAGAGCTGTTTCGTCATTTCGTGTTGCCTTTGCGGGTGAACAATGAAACACTCGATAATTCACGCGAGGTATTTTATGGAGAATTGAAAAACAGGGTGAAGAATCTTTCACTTTACGATGCTATTCTAGAGGTAAATCATTGGTGTCATGAAAAGGTTGTTTATACACCTTCTGATGCCCGAACCAGTTCTCCGCAGGCTTCCGTGCGTACAGCTTATGGTCGTTGCGGTGAGGAATCTACTTTTCTGGTTGCGGCCCTTCGTTCTGTAGGCATTCCGGCTCGACAAGTCTATACTCCCCGCTGGGCTCACACCGATGATAATCATGCATGGGTGGAAGCGTGGTCAAATGGTAAGTGGTATTTTCTGGGCGCTTGTGAACCGGAGCCAATGCTTAATCTGGCATGGTTCACTGCTCCGGCTAAGAGAGGAATGCTGATGCATACCAATGTTTTCGGACTCTATACGGGTAAAGAAGAGGTGATGACTGTTACTCCGAACTTTACCGAAATAAATGTGATTAATAACTATGCGCCTACAGATCGTGTAGATGTAACGATACTGGATGCCGACAGGAAACCGGTTGCCGGAGCCACGGTGGAATATAAACTCTACAACTATGGCGAATTTTATTCCGTTGCTAAAAAACTGAGTGATAAGGATGGTAAATCGTTCCTCACTGCCGGAAAGGGAGATATCATTGTTTGGGCATCGAAAGACGGTGTTTACGATTTCCGGAAAGTATCTGTTGGCAAGGATCACTTGTTGTCTTTGACTTTGGACAAGAAGAGTGCCACTGAAACCAATGCTGATTTAGATGCTGTAAGGGAAATGGCGCTTGATATTGTGCCTCCGGTTGAGATGCCTGTTGAGGCTAATGTGAGCAAGGAACAGCGTGCGGCAAATAGTATCCAGCTTGCAAAAGAAGATTCTATCCGCAACGCTTACATTGCTACTTTTATAAATGAAGATAAGATTAAGGAAGTTGCCGGAAAGTTGAATATTGACACTGCCCGGGCAAAGAAACTTTTTGTGGCTTCCCGCGGTAACTGGATGGAGATTGAGAAATTCCTTCTTGCCACAACAGCTGAAAACAGAGAAAAGGCGTTGAATCTGCTTGAAGTGATCTCGGCAAAGGATTTGCGTGATACACCTGCCGATGTGCTGACCGACCATCTTCTTTATACTGCTGGCGGCGAGGGTGATGTTTATAACCGTTATGTGCTTAGTCCAAGGGTAGGAGATGAGTTTCTGACTGCTTACAAACAAGCGTTTCAGAAAGAAATTCCTGCAGATCTGGCGAATGAAATCAAGAAGAATCCAAAGGCTTGGGTAGACTGGTGCCGCAGCAATATAACCATCAACGATGAATTAAATTCCAACCGACTTTACATGTCGCCCCTTGGCGTATGGAAGGCTCGCGTGGCGGACAGCCGTTCAAGGAAAGTATTCTTTGTTGCCGTTCTTCGCAGTCTGGGAGTTCCGGCGCGTATAGAACTGATGACCGGCAAACTGCAATATTTCTATAACGACTCGTGGATGGATGTGAACTTTGAGAATACGGAAAAAGGAAATGCTCCTCAGGGATTTCTGAATGCTTCCTATGCTCCGAATAGTTCCCTGAAAGATCCGCTTTACTACAAGCATTTCACCCTTTCCAGAATAGAAGATGGCAAGCTGCATCTGCTGGAGTTTGATGAAGATGCGGAAAGTTCATGGAGTAAGATCTTCAGTAATCTGCTGAAACTGGATGCTGGAAATTATCTCATGGTAACGGGTAGCCGCATGGCCGATGGCAGTGTGCTCAGTGATCTGAGTTTCTTCACCATTGAAGCGGCAGAAACCACCGATGTAGAGCTGAAGATGCGCGGGGTGTCCGGTAAATTGCAGGTGCTTGGCAACTTTAATTCCGAAGCAACTTTCACCGATGCTGTGACAGGCAAGGAGCAAAGCTTCCTGGGTGCTAACGGAAGAGGCTACTTCATTGCGGCTTTGGTCAGAAATAATCACGAGCCAACCAACCATGCATTGAGAGATATTGCCGCATGCAAAAAGCAACTGGAAGAATGGGGTAAGCAAATCATTATACTTTTTCCGGATGAGGAGGAGTGGAAAGCCTTCAATCCGAAAGCGTACGGTGAGCTTCCAAAGAACATTACCTTTGGAATAGACAAGAACGGTTCGGTGCTTCGTCAGGTAAAAGAAGGTGTTGAAACCTTGCGCCAAGGCGAATTACCCGTTGTTATTGTGGGCGATACCTTTAACCGTGTGGTTTTTGCTTCGCAAGGTTACCGCATTGGGCTGGGCGAACAGTTAGTGAAAGTGATAGAACAAATACAACCAACTCACTCTTCTGCCGCCGGATCCGGTTCTTCTCAGGCATGTAGCAGGTAA
- a CDS encoding copper homeostasis protein CutC, with the protein MKPGKIEICANSVASCVEAQKGGAMRVELCAGIPEGGTTPSQGTIAVTRELLEIPIHVIIRPRAGDFLYSPEEIRVMERDIAVAKDCGADGVVIGCLTPEGEIDYLLTQRLVECADGLSVTFHRAFDMCTDPMKALEELINLGFNRILTSGQMPTAEEGIPLLRELVEKAAGRIIILPGCGINEKNIRKIAEETGAEEFHLSAREAIQSGMIYRNTKVSMGGTVQVDEYAEPRTSAERVRLTLASLAGNK; encoded by the coding sequence ATGAAACCAGGAAAGATTGAGATATGCGCCAATTCGGTGGCAAGTTGTGTGGAAGCACAAAAAGGGGGTGCCATGAGGGTGGAACTGTGTGCCGGAATTCCTGAAGGGGGAACTACTCCTTCTCAGGGAACTATTGCCGTAACCAGGGAATTACTGGAGATTCCTATCCATGTGATAATCCGTCCGCGAGCCGGAGATTTCCTTTATTCGCCGGAGGAGATTCGGGTGATGGAGCGCGACATTGCCGTGGCTAAGGATTGTGGGGCCGATGGTGTGGTAATTGGCTGTCTGACTCCTGAAGGGGAAATAGACTATCTGTTGACGCAGCGTCTTGTAGAGTGTGCCGATGGCTTGTCTGTCACTTTTCACCGGGCTTTCGATATGTGTACTGACCCTATGAAGGCTTTGGAAGAGCTTATTAATCTGGGATTCAACCGCATACTTACCTCGGGGCAAATGCCTACTGCGGAAGAGGGAATTCCTCTTTTGCGGGAACTGGTGGAGAAGGCTGCCGGACGAATCATTATACTTCCGGGATGTGGAATCAATGAAAAGAATATCCGTAAGATTGCTGAGGAAACGGGTGCTGAGGAGTTTCACCTTTCTGCACGTGAAGCTATCCAAAGTGGCATGATTTACCGCAATACAAAGGTGTCAATGGGTGGAACCGTTCAGGTAGATGAATATGCCGAACCGCGTACTTCTGCCGAACGTGTGCGGCTGACTCTTGCTTCTTTGGCTGGAAATAAATAA
- a CDS encoding HU family DNA-binding protein: MAYKYCVRRKTDKSKTKEQVKYYAVPISSGTVGTEELAENIAHRCTLSEGDVRATIVELMHTIEQELHKGYKVSLEGIGIFSLSASSEGFDAPDECTPSKVNAKRICFLADKKLKKNLRFVKFEKDKRE; this comes from the coding sequence ATGGCATACAAGTACTGTGTACGCAGAAAAACAGACAAGAGTAAAACAAAAGAACAAGTAAAATATTACGCCGTCCCCATTTCATCGGGAACCGTAGGAACCGAAGAGCTGGCCGAAAACATCGCCCACCGTTGCACCCTCTCCGAAGGAGATGTTCGCGCCACCATCGTGGAACTGATGCACACTATAGAACAAGAGCTCCACAAAGGCTATAAAGTCAGTCTCGAAGGCATAGGAATCTTCAGTCTTTCCGCCAGCAGTGAAGGTTTTGATGCCCCCGATGAATGTACTCCAAGCAAGGTAAATGCTAAGCGTATCTGTTTCTTGGCAGATAAGAAACTGAAGAAAAATCTGCGGTTTGTGAAGTTTGAGAAAGATAAGAGGGAGTAA
- a CDS encoding thioredoxin family protein, translating into MKKALFVLLMQLVLCSICHARTLKEQSDIKTLTFQLEGKKYEHLFLIARPYHWDSNNVIETPIEGQTKDGYNWIFLIPDSLNKPDMIYIIKTNLFDYKSKIDSGIWFSGICGRDTLDAGRLFYDEKMPVIRAKYIKTTTGRTEYFAAKDTILTDVTNCYDQFLVRFDYKDSELELSMRYDSFGRIDENYEKKLAGYDSIAKMYPDSKVLMSGLSCNWNDYKDLKDLKRIFNSFSEKNRLSYFGKEISDYISRVDRLITSKFDNILLPNSVTNRKEPIILNTTKFNLIAFSSVGCSHCREEIPILKEIYSDLKDKLEIVYVSLDTHKTVGYWKELMVKNSIPWRSVLAVNNVKEVTDKYNADSLPRTILVNPEGTVEILDIRQEKDKARLYSLVSHK; encoded by the coding sequence ATGAAAAAGGCTTTATTTGTATTGCTTATGCAATTAGTTTTATGTTCAATTTGCCATGCAAGAACTTTAAAAGAACAATCTGATATAAAAACTCTAACTTTTCAATTAGAGGGTAAGAAGTACGAACATTTATTCTTGATTGCACGTCCATATCATTGGGATTCCAATAATGTTATTGAAACCCCAATTGAGGGACAGACAAAGGATGGTTATAATTGGATTTTCCTGATACCTGATTCCTTAAATAAACCGGATATGATTTATATTATAAAAACAAATCTTTTTGATTATAAATCAAAAATAGATTCAGGAATTTGGTTCTCAGGTATTTGTGGACGCGATACTCTTGATGCAGGACGCCTGTTTTATGATGAGAAAATGCCTGTTATACGTGCTAAATATATAAAAACAACTACAGGACGAACAGAATATTTTGCTGCTAAGGATACAATACTTACGGATGTTACCAATTGCTATGACCAATTTCTTGTTCGCTTTGATTATAAAGATTCAGAACTGGAACTTAGTATGAGGTATGATTCCTTTGGAAGAATAGATGAAAATTATGAGAAAAAGTTAGCTGGATATGATTCTATTGCTAAAATGTATCCAGATTCAAAAGTACTAATGAGTGGCTTATCTTGTAACTGGAACGATTATAAGGATTTGAAGGATCTAAAGAGAATCTTTAATAGTTTTTCAGAAAAGAATAGATTATCTTATTTTGGTAAAGAAATAAGTGATTATATTTCACGAGTTGATAGACTAATTACTTCTAAGTTTGATAATATCTTATTGCCTAATTCTGTGACAAATAGGAAAGAACCAATTATTCTGAATACAACAAAATTTAATTTGATTGCCTTTTCTTCAGTAGGATGCAGTCATTGCCGTGAAGAAATTCCAATTTTGAAAGAGATATATAGTGATTTAAAAGACAAATTGGAAATAGTTTATGTATCGTTGGATACTCATAAGACTGTAGGTTATTGGAAAGAATTGATGGTTAAAAACAGTATTCCGTGGAGAAGTGTATTGGCTGTAAATAATGTTAAGGAAGTTACAGATAAATATAATGCAGATAGCTTACCTAGAACTATATTAGTTAATCCGGAAGGAACAGTTGAAATTTTAGATATTAGGCAAGAAAAAGACAAAGCCAGATTGTATAGTTTAGTATCTCATAAATAA
- a CDS encoding catalase, producing MEEKKKLTTEAGAPVGDNQNIQTAGPHGPALMQNAWYMEKLAHFNRERIPERVVHAKGSGAFGTLTITNDITKYTKASIFSKVGKETDLFLRFSTVAGERGAADTERDVRGFAIKFYTEEGNWDLVGNNTPVFFIRDPLKFPDFIHTQKRDPKTNLRSNTAAWDFWSLSPESLHQVTILMSDRGIPQNLRQMHGFGSHTFSLYNADNERFWVKFHFKTMQGIANFTNEEATKIVAKDREYSQRDLFNHIAAGDFPKWKMCVQIMTEAEAKSYRFNPFDLTKVWSQKDFPLIEVGIMELNKNPENYFATVEQAAFNPANVVPGIGYSPDKMLQGRLFAYADAQRYRLGVNSGSLPVNAPRCPFHNYHHDGSMRFDDNHGGEVNYEPSSFGGPTDDKKYIEPGLPLEGEAYNYNHREDKDYYTQPGDLYRLVPADEKERIHKNVAEAMDGIPENIKIRAVARFYQADENCGKSIASQLGIDIKAVLAEVEKQKAE from the coding sequence ATGGAAGAAAAGAAAAAACTCACAACTGAGGCAGGTGCACCGGTAGGTGACAATCAGAACATTCAGACAGCCGGGCCTCATGGACCTGCATTGATGCAGAACGCATGGTACATGGAAAAGCTTGCGCATTTCAATCGCGAACGTATTCCTGAAAGAGTTGTCCACGCTAAAGGTTCGGGAGCATTTGGAACGTTGACCATCACAAACGATATTACCAAATATACAAAAGCATCAATCTTTTCAAAAGTAGGTAAAGAAACTGACTTATTCCTCCGTTTTTCTACAGTAGCAGGCGAACGGGGAGCTGCCGATACAGAAAGAGATGTACGTGGTTTTGCCATTAAATTCTACACGGAAGAAGGAAACTGGGATTTGGTTGGTAATAATACTCCCGTGTTCTTTATTCGCGATCCGTTAAAATTCCCCGATTTTATTCATACACAAAAGAGAGATCCGAAAACAAACTTACGTAGCAATACTGCTGCATGGGATTTCTGGAGTTTATCTCCCGAGTCACTTCATCAGGTAACTATCTTAATGAGCGATCGTGGTATTCCACAGAATCTTCGCCAGATGCATGGTTTCGGGAGCCATACGTTTAGTCTCTACAATGCAGATAATGAACGTTTCTGGGTAAAATTCCATTTTAAAACCATGCAAGGAATAGCAAACTTCACCAATGAAGAAGCAACTAAGATTGTAGCCAAAGACCGGGAATATTCACAGCGTGACCTGTTTAACCATATTGCAGCCGGCGATTTTCCAAAATGGAAAATGTGTGTGCAAATAATGACAGAAGCTGAAGCAAAGAGTTACCGATTCAATCCGTTTGACTTAACTAAGGTATGGAGCCAAAAAGATTTTCCGCTTATTGAAGTGGGTATTATGGAACTAAACAAGAACCCGGAGAATTACTTTGCCACAGTAGAACAGGCAGCCTTCAATCCAGCCAATGTAGTTCCCGGCATAGGATATTCGCCCGATAAAATGCTGCAGGGCCGATTGTTTGCTTATGCGGATGCACAACGTTACCGACTAGGAGTTAATTCGGGAAGTCTGCCTGTCAATGCCCCACGCTGTCCGTTCCATAACTACCATCACGACGGCAGTATGCGTTTTGACGATAATCATGGAGGAGAGGTTAATTATGAGCCTAGCAGTTTTGGCGGACCAACGGATGATAAAAAATATATTGAACCTGGTTTACCTCTGGAAGGGGAAGCGTATAATTATAACCATAGAGAAGACAAGGATTACTATACCCAGCCAGGTGACTTGTATCGTTTAGTTCCGGCAGACGAGAAAGAGCGTATCCATAAAAATGTAGCTGAAGCGATGGATGGGATTCCCGAGAATATAAAAATTCGTGCCGTTGCCCGTTTCTATCAGGCTGATGAAAATTGCGGAAAGAGTATTGCTTCTCAATTAGGAATTGATATAAAGGCTGTTCTTGCTGAGGTTGAAAAGCAGAAAGCAGAATAA
- a CDS encoding M20/M25/M40 family metallo-hydrolase: MKKLIIAILFLTATLPIIAQKPLEKGLLSISMQSAKASINFLASDELEGREAGTRGGRVAAEYIVSMLRMINISPLGDSYYQPFDAYRIERQKKGKWQVNPDSVALIKTGVHKCLHLKNILGKIEGKRTDEYVIVGAHYDHIGMDPTLVGDCIYNGADDNASGVSAVLQMVKAFLASGEKPERTIIFAFWDGEELGELGSIYFVQSCPFIQSIKGYLNYDMIGRNTNEAKPQLVDYFYTESHPAFGEWLKNDIKKYDLKLEPIYHAWDKPVGGSDNGSFAKAGIPIIWYHTNAHPDYHQPSDHADKLNWEKLIEITKASYLNLWKLANEKSY; the protein is encoded by the coding sequence ATGAAAAAACTAATAATAGCAATCCTCTTTCTCACAGCAACCTTACCAATAATAGCTCAGAAGCCATTAGAGAAAGGGTTGCTAAGCATTTCCATGCAATCAGCAAAGGCAAGTATAAACTTTCTTGCTTCCGATGAACTGGAAGGGCGCGAAGCCGGAACCCGTGGTGGGCGAGTTGCAGCAGAATATATTGTTTCCATGCTTCGGATGATAAATATCTCTCCGTTAGGCGATTCTTATTATCAGCCGTTTGATGCGTATCGTATAGAACGTCAGAAGAAAGGTAAATGGCAGGTGAATCCCGATTCTGTTGCTTTGATTAAAACTGGGGTTCATAAATGTTTGCATCTTAAAAATATTTTGGGAAAGATTGAAGGCAAGCGGACTGATGAGTATGTAATTGTGGGTGCTCATTATGATCATATTGGAATGGACCCTACATTAGTTGGTGATTGTATTTATAATGGTGCGGATGATAATGCTTCGGGCGTATCGGCTGTGCTGCAAATGGTTAAGGCTTTTCTTGCCAGTGGAGAAAAACCGGAAAGAACTATAATATTTGCTTTCTGGGATGGCGAAGAATTGGGAGAGCTGGGGTCAATCTATTTTGTGCAAAGCTGTCCGTTTATCCAATCGATTAAAGGGTATCTGAATTATGATATGATAGGGCGTAACACAAATGAAGCCAAACCACAGCTAGTAGATTATTTCTATACAGAATCTCACCCAGCTTTTGGTGAATGGCTGAAGAACGATATTAAAAAGTACGATCTTAAGTTGGAACCAATTTATCATGCTTGGGATAAACCGGTGGGAGGCAGTGATAATGGTTCTTTTGCCAAAGCGGGTATTCCTATTATCTGGTATCATACCAATGCACATCCTGATTATCACCAACCAAGCGATCATGCTGATAAACTGAACTGGGAAAAACTTATTGAGATAACCAAAGCGTCATATCTCAATTTATGGAAACTTGCTAACGAAAAGAGTTATTAA
- a CDS encoding MFS transporter: MKRYFDKCALKELAGVKNIFRSLRYRNYRLFFSGQSLSLIGTWIQRIAIPWFVYRLTGSAFLLGVVGFAGQIPTFILAPFAGVLTDRLNRYHILIVTQVLSMLQALTLALLFFTNTIEVWNVVLLSIILGCINAFDTPARQSFVVEMVEDKSDLGNAIALNSSMFNGARLLGPSIAGVLIASLGEGVCFLINGLSYIFVVASLLFMKIKPYEKKKKNPNIINELKEGFTYTFGFAPIRSIILLLTLISLMGMPYSVLMPVFAKDIFHGGSHIFGFLMAASGIGALMGAVYLASRKTVLGLERIIPIATGAFGLGVAAFSLSRSFPLSLVLMVITGVGMMMQMACSNTILQTISDNDKRGRVMSFYTMAFMGTAPFGSLMAGGLASLIGAPNTLMFGGIACLVGALLFAKKLPQFIESIRPIYVRLGIIHETTE; encoded by the coding sequence ATGAAAAGATACTTTGATAAGTGTGCCTTAAAGGAACTTGCCGGGGTTAAAAATATATTCCGTTCCCTTCGCTATAGAAATTACCGCCTCTTTTTCAGTGGTCAGAGCCTTTCGCTGATTGGAACATGGATACAACGAATCGCCATTCCATGGTTTGTATATCGCCTTACTGGTTCCGCCTTTTTATTGGGGGTAGTCGGTTTTGCCGGACAGATTCCTACTTTTATACTGGCACCGTTTGCCGGTGTATTGACTGACCGTTTGAATCGTTATCACATTTTGATTGTCACTCAAGTTCTTTCCATGTTGCAAGCCTTAACATTAGCTCTGCTCTTTTTTACAAACACAATAGAAGTGTGGAATGTAGTTTTGCTAAGCATAATTCTGGGTTGTATCAATGCTTTTGATACACCGGCAAGACAGTCATTTGTGGTAGAGATGGTTGAAGATAAGAGCGATTTGGGAAATGCCATTGCATTAAATTCATCAATGTTTAATGGTGCGAGGTTACTTGGCCCTTCCATTGCAGGAGTGTTGATAGCCTCTTTGGGAGAAGGTGTCTGTTTCCTGATCAACGGGTTAAGCTATATCTTTGTTGTAGCATCGCTCCTTTTTATGAAAATAAAGCCATATGAAAAGAAAAAGAAAAATCCAAATATTATAAATGAACTGAAAGAAGGATTTACTTATACATTCGGCTTTGCACCTATCAGATCAATTATTCTTTTGCTTACGCTGATAAGTCTGATGGGCATGCCATATTCTGTACTCATGCCTGTTTTTGCCAAAGATATTTTTCATGGCGGTTCTCATATTTTTGGATTCTTGATGGCAGCTTCCGGCATAGGTGCGTTAATGGGGGCAGTTTATCTTGCATCAAGAAAAACGGTTTTAGGACTTGAAAGAATTATTCCCATAGCCACCGGTGCTTTCGGTCTTGGAGTTGCTGCTTTTTCATTATCCCGTTCCTTCCCTCTCTCTTTAGTACTAATGGTAATCACAGGTGTTGGCATGATGATGCAGATGGCATGCAGCAATACCATTCTGCAAACCATATCCGATAATGACAAACGGGGACGGGTTATGAGCTTTTATACCATGGCATTTATGGGTACAGCACCTTTCGGCAGCCTTATGGCGGGAGGGCTGGCTAGCCTTATCGGTGCGCCAAACACTTTAATGTTTGGCGGTATAGCTTGTCTTGTTGGGGCACTCTTGTTTGCGAAAAAGCTCCCTCAGTTTATTGAATCAATCAGACCGATCTATGTCCGATTGGGCATTATTCATGAGACCACCGAATAA